One window of Arthrobacter oryzae genomic DNA carries:
- the tdh gene encoding L-threonine 3-dehydrogenase, whose protein sequence is MKALYKAGAHAGFELVDRPEPETGPGDVKIRVMTTGICGTDLHIQSWDAWAQGMIEAPLIAGHEFYGEVVEIGEDVRDVKVGNRVSGEGHIVCGICRNCRAGRRQMCIHTVSVGVQRDGAFAEFVVIPETNVWVHQDPSVTPELGAIFDPFGNAVHTALSFPLVGEDVLITGAGPIGLMAIAVARHAGARKIAITDVSAPRLELARRLGVDLAIDVSKMRVRDAQRELGMREGFDIGMEMSGHPTALPEMIDNMNHGGRIAMLGLPSQSIDIDWGKVVTHMLTMKGIYGREMFETWYAMSAMLSSNPVLHANISAVVTDTLPASDWEKGFEVARAGVGGKVVLDWTVF, encoded by the coding sequence ATGAAGGCTCTGTACAAAGCCGGCGCACACGCCGGATTTGAGCTGGTGGACCGCCCCGAGCCGGAAACCGGCCCCGGGGACGTCAAGATCCGCGTGATGACCACCGGGATCTGCGGCACGGACCTTCATATCCAGTCCTGGGATGCCTGGGCCCAGGGCATGATCGAGGCACCCCTGATCGCCGGCCACGAGTTCTACGGCGAAGTAGTGGAAATCGGCGAGGACGTCCGCGACGTCAAGGTGGGCAACCGCGTCTCCGGCGAAGGGCACATTGTCTGCGGCATCTGCCGCAACTGCCGCGCCGGCCGCCGCCAGATGTGCATCCACACCGTCAGCGTGGGAGTGCAGCGGGACGGTGCCTTCGCCGAATTCGTGGTCATCCCCGAGACCAACGTCTGGGTCCACCAGGATCCGTCCGTCACTCCCGAACTCGGCGCCATCTTCGATCCCTTTGGCAACGCCGTCCACACCGCCCTGAGCTTCCCGCTCGTCGGCGAGGACGTGCTGATCACCGGCGCCGGGCCCATCGGGCTCATGGCCATCGCTGTGGCCCGCCACGCCGGCGCCCGGAAGATTGCCATTACCGACGTCTCCGCGCCGCGCCTGGAACTGGCCCGCCGGCTCGGCGTGGACCTCGCCATCGACGTCTCGAAGATGCGCGTCAGGGACGCCCAGCGCGAACTGGGCATGCGCGAGGGGTTCGACATCGGCATGGAAATGTCCGGGCACCCCACGGCCCTGCCCGAGATGATCGACAACATGAACCACGGCGGCCGGATCGCCATGCTGGGCCTGCCGAGCCAGTCCATCGACATCGACTGGGGCAAGGTGGTCACGCATATGCTGACCATGAAGGGCATCTACGGCCGGGAAATGTTCGAGACGTGGTACGCGATGAGTGCCATGCTGTCCTCCAACCCGGTGCTGCACGCCAACATCTCGGCGGTGGTCACGGACACCCTGCCCGCCTCGGACTGGGAGAAGGGCTTCGAGGTTGCCCGCGCCGGCGTAGGCGGCAAGGTTGTCCTTGACTGGACCGTCTTCTAG
- the gatA gene encoding Asp-tRNA(Asn)/Glu-tRNA(Gln) amidotransferase subunit GatA, with product MTDNNVLIRLSASALAEKLAAGEVTSVEVTQAYLDRIAAVDGGPRGVHAFLHVNTEEALAVAAEVDAIRAAGGAGAAELHELAGVPIAVKDLIVTIGQPTTAGSKILEGWYSPYDATVVKRLRDAKMPILGKTNLDEFAMGSSTEHSAYGPTRNPWDLDRIPGGSGGGSAAAVAAFEAPLALGTDTGGSIRQPGAVTGTVGVKPTYGSVSRYGAIAMASSLDQIGPVSRTVLDSALLHQVIGGHDPRDSTSLPDPLDDLVAAARTGNVDGMKIGIIKELHGEGYQAGVENRFNESLELLKQAGAEIVEVSCPNFKYALGAYYLIMPSEASSNLAKFDGVRFGLRVLPKDAPLTIERVMGATRAAGFGDEVKRRIILGTYALSAGYYDAYYGSAQKVRTLIQRDFEAAFAQADVLISPTAPTTAFKLGEKLNDPLAMYLNDVATIPANMAGVPGLSLPGGLADEDGLPVGIQLLAPARQDARLYRVGAVLESLLEAQWGGPLLDRAPALTETVPSHGGSH from the coding sequence ATGACTGACAACAACGTTCTGATCCGCCTCTCCGCCTCCGCGCTCGCCGAGAAGCTCGCGGCCGGCGAGGTCACCTCCGTCGAAGTTACCCAGGCCTACCTGGACCGCATCGCAGCGGTCGACGGCGGCCCCCGGGGAGTCCACGCCTTCCTGCACGTGAACACGGAGGAGGCGCTCGCCGTCGCCGCAGAGGTTGACGCCATCCGCGCCGCGGGCGGCGCCGGCGCTGCGGAACTCCACGAACTCGCCGGCGTCCCCATCGCCGTCAAGGACCTCATTGTCACCATCGGCCAGCCCACCACGGCCGGCTCCAAGATCCTCGAAGGCTGGTACAGCCCGTACGACGCCACGGTGGTCAAGCGCCTCCGCGACGCCAAAATGCCCATCCTGGGCAAGACCAACCTGGACGAATTCGCCATGGGTTCTTCCACGGAGCACTCCGCCTACGGACCCACCCGCAACCCGTGGGACCTGGACCGGATCCCGGGCGGCTCCGGCGGTGGCTCCGCTGCCGCCGTCGCCGCTTTCGAAGCGCCCCTTGCCCTCGGCACGGACACAGGCGGATCCATCCGCCAGCCCGGCGCCGTCACCGGCACCGTGGGCGTCAAGCCCACCTACGGCAGCGTTTCGCGCTACGGCGCTATCGCGATGGCGTCCTCGCTGGACCAGATCGGACCGGTCTCCCGCACCGTGCTGGACTCGGCGCTGCTCCACCAGGTCATCGGCGGCCACGATCCTCGTGATTCCACGTCACTGCCGGATCCGTTGGACGACCTCGTCGCTGCCGCCCGGACGGGCAATGTGGACGGCATGAAGATCGGCATCATCAAGGAACTCCACGGCGAGGGCTACCAGGCCGGCGTCGAGAACCGCTTCAACGAATCGCTGGAGCTGCTCAAGCAGGCCGGCGCGGAAATCGTTGAGGTGTCCTGCCCCAACTTCAAGTACGCCCTGGGTGCCTACTACCTGATCATGCCGTCGGAGGCCTCCTCCAACCTGGCCAAGTTCGACGGCGTCCGGTTCGGCCTGCGGGTCCTGCCCAAGGACGCGCCGCTCACCATCGAGCGCGTGATGGGTGCCACCCGCGCCGCCGGCTTCGGCGACGAAGTGAAGCGCCGCATCATCCTGGGCACCTACGCGCTCAGCGCCGGCTACTACGACGCCTACTACGGCTCGGCCCAGAAGGTCCGCACCCTGATCCAGCGTGACTTCGAGGCGGCGTTCGCGCAGGCCGACGTCCTGATCTCCCCGACGGCCCCCACCACGGCCTTCAAGCTGGGCGAGAAGCTGAACGACCCCCTGGCTATGTACCTGAACGACGTCGCCACGATTCCGGCGAACATGGCCGGCGTCCCGGGCCTGTCCCTGCCGGGCGGCCTGGCTGACGAGGACGGACTGCCCGTCGGTATCCAGCTTCTTGCCCCGGCCCGCCAGGATGCGCGCCTGTACCGCGTGGGCGCCGTGCTCGAATCGCTGCTCGAGGCACAGTGGGGCGGCCCGCTGCTGGACCGTGCTCCGGCCCTGACTGAAACTGTCCCGAGCCACGGAGGTTCACACTAA
- a CDS encoding CitMHS family transporter, whose amino-acid sequence MLVLLGFAMIAVFMVLIMTKKLTPVLALIIVPTVFGLFAGAGLGIGDMVLDSMKSMTSTAALLMFAIIYFGLMIDVGLFDPLVRFILRKLGNDPAKVVLGTALLAAAVSLDGDGSTTFILTTAAMLPIYLRLKMSPVVLTCVAGLANGTMNIVPWGGPTARAASALKIDVNDVFVPMIPSLIAGLAVVLAFAWVLGLQERNRLRATQPEIWGVPDTAEAFDGGSAAGGSGSGRRGSGSSAVPATGGPAGISPEGSSVAVLERTELLVDDSDTAMADTALDPNRKTLRPKLQWFNLGLTIAVMGMLIADLVPLPYVFMVGSAIALLVNFPHVKDQGAQLVAHAPSIVAVVSMVMAAAVLTGVLTGTGMVEAMSAWLVQIIPADMGPLMAVITGVLSIPMTFFMSNDAFYFGVLPVLSETAAHYGISAAEMARASITGQPFHMQSPLVPAILLLVSLAKVDLGDHHKKVLWRSAVVSLVMLGVGMLTGAIGIG is encoded by the coding sequence GTGCTGGTATTACTTGGATTCGCCATGATCGCGGTATTCATGGTGCTGATCATGACGAAGAAGTTGACGCCAGTGCTGGCGCTGATCATCGTCCCCACCGTTTTCGGGCTGTTCGCCGGGGCAGGACTCGGCATTGGCGACATGGTGCTGGACTCCATGAAGTCCATGACCTCCACCGCAGCCCTGCTGATGTTCGCCATCATCTACTTCGGCCTGATGATCGACGTCGGACTGTTCGACCCGCTGGTGCGCTTCATCCTCCGCAAGCTGGGCAACGACCCCGCCAAGGTGGTGCTCGGCACCGCCCTGCTGGCTGCCGCCGTCTCCCTCGACGGCGACGGTTCCACCACGTTCATCCTCACCACCGCGGCCATGCTGCCCATCTACCTCCGGCTGAAGATGAGCCCCGTAGTCCTCACCTGCGTGGCCGGCCTGGCCAACGGCACCATGAACATCGTCCCGTGGGGCGGCCCCACGGCCCGTGCCGCCAGCGCCCTGAAGATCGACGTCAACGACGTCTTCGTCCCCATGATCCCCTCCCTGATCGCGGGCCTCGCCGTCGTCCTGGCCTTTGCCTGGGTGCTCGGCCTGCAGGAACGCAACCGCCTCCGCGCCACCCAGCCCGAAATCTGGGGCGTGCCCGATACCGCTGAAGCGTTCGACGGCGGCAGCGCCGCCGGCGGTTCGGGCTCCGGCCGCCGCGGTTCCGGCAGCTCAGCCGTTCCCGCAACGGGCGGCCCCGCAGGCATCTCACCTGAAGGCTCCTCCGTGGCCGTCCTGGAACGAACCGAACTGCTGGTGGACGACAGTGACACCGCCATGGCCGACACCGCACTGGACCCCAACCGTAAGACCCTGCGCCCCAAGCTGCAGTGGTTCAACCTGGGGCTGACCATCGCCGTCATGGGCATGCTCATCGCGGACCTCGTCCCCCTGCCGTACGTCTTCATGGTGGGCTCGGCCATCGCCCTGCTGGTCAACTTCCCCCACGTCAAGGACCAGGGCGCTCAGCTCGTGGCCCACGCTCCGTCAATCGTGGCCGTGGTCAGCATGGTCATGGCCGCTGCAGTGCTGACCGGCGTCCTCACCGGCACCGGCATGGTTGAAGCGATGTCCGCGTGGCTTGTGCAGATCATCCCCGCGGACATGGGGCCGCTGATGGCTGTCATCACCGGTGTCCTCAGCATCCCCATGACGTTCTTCATGAGCAACGATGCCTTCTACTTCGGCGTCCTCCCGGTCCTCAGCGAGACCGCTGCGCACTACGGCATCAGCGCGGCCGAGATGGCCCGCGCCTCCATCACCGGCCAGCCGTTCCACATGCAGAGCCCGCTGGTTCCTGCCATCCTGCTCCTGGTGTCCCTGGCCAAAGTGGACCTGGGCGACCACCACAAGAAGGTGCTGTGGCGCAGTGCCGTCGTCTCCCTCGTCATGCTGGGTGTCGGAATGCTGACGGGAGCCATCGGTATCGGTTAG
- the gatB gene encoding Asp-tRNA(Asn)/Glu-tRNA(Gln) amidotransferase subunit GatB: MTDATLSFEEAMEKYDPVLGFEVHVELNTKTKMFSSAPNVFGDEPNTNVNEVDLGMPGVLPVVNKTAIESSIKIGLALNCKIAETCRFARKNYFYPDTPKNFQTSQYDEPIAYDGYLDIELSDGTVFRVEIERAHMEEDAGKLTHMGGSAGRIQGADYSLVDYNRSGVPLVEIVTKPIQGAGSRAPELAKAYVAAVREIVKNLGVSDAKMERGNVRCDANVSLRPHGRERFGIRSETKNVNSLRAVEHAVRYEIQRHAAVLDSGEPVVQETRHWHEDTRSTTSGRAKSDADDYRYFPEPDLVPIVASREWVEELRATLPEPPAERRKRLQADWGYSDLEFRDVVNAGVMDEIEETIAAGATATVARKWWMGEIVGRAKNADVDPGQLGVKPETIVELNRMVEAGKINNKMAAEVLDGVLAGEGTPAEIVEKRGLAVVSDDGPLLEAIDAALAAQPGVADKIRGGKLQAIGAIVGGVMKATRGQADAGRVRELILQRLGVEG; encoded by the coding sequence ATGACTGACGCAACCCTGAGCTTCGAAGAGGCCATGGAGAAGTACGATCCCGTCCTGGGCTTCGAGGTCCACGTGGAGCTCAACACCAAGACGAAGATGTTCTCCTCGGCACCGAACGTCTTCGGCGATGAGCCCAACACGAACGTCAACGAGGTGGACCTCGGCATGCCCGGCGTGCTGCCCGTGGTGAACAAGACCGCGATTGAGTCCTCCATCAAGATCGGCCTGGCGCTCAACTGCAAGATCGCCGAGACCTGCCGCTTCGCCCGGAAGAACTACTTCTACCCGGACACCCCGAAGAACTTCCAGACCTCGCAGTACGACGAACCCATCGCGTACGACGGCTACCTGGACATCGAACTGTCGGACGGCACCGTGTTCCGCGTCGAAATCGAGCGCGCCCACATGGAAGAGGACGCCGGCAAGCTGACGCACATGGGCGGATCCGCAGGACGCATCCAGGGTGCGGACTACTCGCTGGTGGACTACAACCGCTCCGGCGTTCCGCTCGTCGAGATTGTCACCAAGCCGATCCAGGGTGCAGGCAGCCGTGCCCCTGAGCTGGCCAAGGCCTATGTCGCCGCGGTCCGGGAGATCGTCAAGAACCTCGGCGTTTCGGACGCGAAGATGGAGCGCGGCAACGTGCGCTGTGACGCCAACGTGTCACTGCGCCCGCACGGCCGCGAACGCTTCGGCATCCGCTCGGAAACCAAGAACGTCAACTCGCTGCGCGCCGTCGAACACGCCGTCCGTTACGAGATCCAGAGGCACGCCGCCGTCCTGGACTCCGGTGAGCCGGTCGTCCAGGAAACACGCCACTGGCACGAGGACACCCGCTCGACGACGTCGGGCCGGGCCAAGTCCGACGCCGACGACTACCGCTACTTCCCGGAGCCGGACCTGGTTCCGATTGTTGCCTCCCGTGAATGGGTGGAGGAACTGCGTGCCACCCTGCCCGAGCCGCCCGCCGAGCGCCGCAAGCGCCTGCAGGCCGACTGGGGATACTCGGACCTGGAGTTCCGTGACGTGGTTAACGCCGGTGTCATGGACGAGATCGAGGAAACCATCGCCGCCGGCGCCACCGCCACCGTGGCCCGCAAGTGGTGGATGGGCGAGATCGTGGGCCGCGCCAAGAATGCGGACGTCGACCCCGGCCAGCTGGGGGTCAAGCCCGAAACCATCGTGGAACTGAACAGGATGGTGGAAGCCGGCAAGATCAACAACAAGATGGCCGCGGAAGTGCTCGACGGCGTGCTCGCCGGCGAAGGCACCCCGGCGGAGATCGTGGAGAAGCGCGGCCTGGCCGTGGTCTCCGACGACGGCCCTCTGCTGGAAGCCATCGACGCGGCACTTGCCGCGCAGCCCGGCGTCGCGGACAAGATCCGCGGCGGCAAGCTGCAGGCCATCGGTGCGATTGTGGGCGGCGTCATGAAGGCCACCCGCGGGCAGGCCGACGCCGGTCGCGTGCGCGAACTGATCCTGCAGCGCCTCGGCGTCGAAGGCTAA
- a CDS encoding glycine C-acetyltransferase: MYSAIKDQLQNELDEIRTAGLFKTERHIDSPQASHIRAGQIGEQGADVLNFCANNYLGLADHPDIIAAAKAAMDERGFGMASVRFICGTQDLHLALEARVSKFLGTEDTILFSSCFDANGGVFESLFGPEDAIISDALNHASIIDGIRLCKAQRFRYANRDMADLEAKLIEATTQEKPARRKIIVTDGVFSMDGYLAPLEAICNLAEKYDALVMVDDSHAVGFMGSTGAGTPEHAGVSHRVDIYTGTFGKALGGASGGYVSGRAEVVAMLRQKARPYLFSNSLAPAIVAATLKALDLVENSAELRSTLFANAALFRTRMAAEGFELLDGEHAIVPVMFGDAVMAAKVADRMLRHGVFVTAFSYPVVPKGAARIRVQLSAAHSSEDVEACVRAFVESRDAVGA; the protein is encoded by the coding sequence ATGTATTCAGCCATCAAGGACCAGCTGCAGAACGAGCTGGATGAGATCCGCACCGCGGGCCTGTTCAAGACAGAGCGCCACATCGATTCGCCGCAGGCCAGCCACATCAGGGCGGGCCAGATCGGCGAGCAGGGGGCAGACGTGCTGAACTTCTGCGCCAACAACTACCTGGGACTTGCGGACCACCCGGACATCATCGCGGCCGCGAAGGCCGCCATGGACGAGCGCGGCTTCGGCATGGCCAGCGTGCGCTTCATCTGCGGTACTCAGGACCTGCACCTGGCACTGGAGGCCCGGGTCTCCAAGTTCCTGGGCACTGAGGACACCATCCTCTTCTCCAGCTGCTTCGACGCCAACGGCGGTGTGTTCGAGTCCCTCTTCGGACCCGAGGACGCCATCATCTCCGACGCCCTGAACCACGCGTCCATCATCGACGGCATCCGGCTCTGCAAGGCCCAGCGGTTCCGCTACGCCAACCGTGACATGGCGGACCTGGAAGCCAAACTGATTGAGGCCACCACGCAGGAGAAACCGGCCCGCCGCAAGATCATCGTGACGGACGGCGTCTTCTCCATGGACGGCTACCTGGCCCCGCTCGAGGCCATCTGCAACCTGGCCGAAAAATACGACGCCCTGGTGATGGTGGACGACTCGCACGCCGTAGGCTTCATGGGCTCCACCGGCGCGGGCACGCCCGAGCACGCCGGTGTCAGCCACCGTGTGGATATCTACACCGGCACGTTCGGCAAGGCGCTGGGCGGCGCCTCCGGCGGCTACGTCTCCGGCCGCGCCGAAGTGGTGGCCATGCTCCGCCAGAAAGCCCGTCCCTACCTGTTCTCCAACTCACTCGCGCCGGCCATCGTGGCAGCCACGCTCAAGGCCCTGGACCTCGTGGAAAATTCCGCGGAGCTGCGCTCCACGCTGTTTGCCAACGCCGCGCTGTTCCGGACCCGGATGGCGGCCGAAGGATTCGAGCTCCTCGACGGCGAGCACGCGATCGTCCCGGTGATGTTCGGGGACGCCGTGATGGCCGCCAAGGTGGCCGACCGGATGCTCCGGCACGGCGTGTTCGTCACCGCGTTCAGCTACCCCGTGGTGCCCAAGGGAGCCGCCCGGATCCGGGTGCAGCTCTCCGCGGCGCACAGCAGCGAGGATGTCGAGGCGTGCGTCCGGGCCTTCGTCGAGAGCCGCGACGCGGTGGGCGCCTGA
- a CDS encoding sensor histidine kinase codes for MKRPAPRQPLRFSTQTLLLQLGVVVLVVLLSGAVHAWLTYERLGREAENQALTLARTVASDPAVRREVQAISREAGTPPAPVLLAGPLMAVAEGARTRTGALFVVITDETGLRLAHPDAERLGEKVSTDPSEALAGKEVTTRNTGTLGPSAGAKVPVFAPGSEAVVGEVSVGYSTESIVQSLARDITPIALTAAGSLLAGILASFLLRRRLQRLTLGLEPEEISTLVHDQVAVLQGVDDGVIGVAADGRISVFNAAAQRLLGRPDLAGSPWEWAPVPEQLKALTRPDASEGDAVEIIAGARVLVASARKALHRQEDLGWVVMLRDRTELQHLTRQLDAVGTMSTALRAQRHEFANQLHTIAGFMSIGQHQQARDYLARLAATGPLKFPVDQAELLQDPYLQAFVGAKGVEADERGVTLRIGPETLVRGQVTEPQDVTTVLGNLIDNAVNAAVAGSAPDRWVEVELLDEPGPDGGTLHIVVADSGDGLASGPPADAGADGAGETGADGSVADAAEAVFAEGFTTAARPARAGGGQGLGLALARQLARRRGGDVRILEPGSPGGPGAVFMATLPGTTAGSTAGNNDVIGKDNDG; via the coding sequence ATGAAGCGTCCGGCACCCAGGCAGCCGCTGCGGTTTTCCACCCAGACCCTGCTGCTCCAGCTCGGGGTGGTGGTGCTCGTGGTGCTGCTCAGCGGTGCCGTGCACGCCTGGCTGACCTACGAGCGGCTGGGCCGGGAAGCTGAGAACCAGGCGCTCACCCTGGCCCGGACGGTGGCCTCGGACCCTGCGGTCCGCCGGGAGGTCCAGGCCATCAGCCGCGAGGCGGGCACTCCCCCGGCTCCGGTGCTGCTGGCCGGCCCGCTGATGGCCGTGGCCGAAGGTGCACGGACCCGCACCGGAGCATTGTTCGTGGTGATCACGGACGAAACCGGCCTGCGGCTGGCCCACCCCGACGCCGAGCGGCTGGGCGAAAAAGTCAGCACGGATCCCTCCGAGGCCCTCGCCGGCAAGGAGGTCACCACCCGGAACACCGGCACGCTGGGTCCCTCCGCCGGTGCCAAGGTGCCGGTTTTCGCTCCCGGTTCGGAGGCCGTGGTGGGCGAGGTCAGCGTGGGGTATTCCACCGAGAGCATTGTCCAGAGCCTTGCCCGGGACATCACGCCGATCGCGCTGACCGCGGCGGGTTCGCTGCTGGCCGGGATCCTGGCCTCGTTCCTGCTGCGCCGCCGCCTGCAGCGGCTGACGCTGGGCCTGGAACCGGAGGAGATCAGCACGCTGGTCCATGACCAGGTGGCCGTCCTGCAGGGGGTTGACGACGGCGTGATCGGCGTCGCGGCGGACGGCAGGATCAGCGTCTTCAATGCCGCCGCCCAGCGGCTGCTTGGCCGGCCGGATCTCGCCGGTTCACCGTGGGAGTGGGCCCCGGTCCCGGAGCAGCTGAAGGCCCTGACCCGGCCGGATGCGTCTGAAGGGGACGCCGTCGAAATCATTGCGGGTGCCCGCGTGCTGGTGGCCAGTGCCCGCAAGGCGCTGCACCGGCAGGAAGACCTGGGCTGGGTGGTGATGCTCCGCGACCGCACCGAACTGCAGCACCTCACCCGACAGCTGGATGCCGTGGGCACCATGTCCACCGCCTTGCGCGCCCAGCGCCACGAGTTCGCCAACCAGCTGCACACCATTGCCGGCTTCATGAGCATCGGGCAGCACCAGCAGGCCCGCGATTACCTGGCGCGGCTGGCCGCCACCGGTCCGCTGAAGTTCCCGGTGGACCAGGCCGAGCTGCTCCAGGACCCGTACCTGCAGGCCTTCGTCGGCGCCAAGGGCGTGGAAGCGGACGAACGCGGCGTGACGCTGCGGATCGGCCCGGAAACCCTGGTCCGCGGCCAGGTCACCGAGCCGCAGGATGTCACCACGGTGCTGGGGAACCTGATCGACAACGCCGTGAACGCCGCCGTCGCCGGCTCCGCGCCGGACCGCTGGGTGGAAGTGGAGCTGCTGGACGAGCCGGGGCCCGACGGCGGCACGCTGCACATCGTCGTCGCGGACTCAGGCGACGGTCTGGCTTCCGGCCCGCCTGCCGACGCCGGTGCGGACGGGGCGGGCGAAACAGGTGCGGACGGATCCGTGGCGGACGCAGCGGAAGCCGTCTTCGCGGAGGGATTCACGACGGCGGCACGGCCGGCGCGTGCCGGCGGCGGACAGGGTTTGGGGCTGGCCCTCGCCAGGCAGCTGGCGCGGCGCCGCGGCGGCGACGTCCGGATCCTGGAGCCCGGCTCCCCCGGCGGGCCCGGCGCGGTGTTCATGGCGACGCTGCCGGGAACCACTGCCGGGAGCACTGCCGGAAACAACGACGTAATCGGAAAGGATAACGATGGCTGA
- the gatC gene encoding Asp-tRNA(Asn)/Glu-tRNA(Gln) amidotransferase subunit GatC, whose product MAAINRDDVAHLARLAHIEMSAEELDRMAGELAVIVDSVKSVSEAAGDDVPATSHPIPLTNVFREDVVGHTFTAEQSLSGAPDAYEGRFKVPAILDED is encoded by the coding sequence ATGGCTGCGATCAACCGCGACGACGTCGCGCATCTCGCGCGTCTCGCGCACATCGAGATGAGTGCTGAAGAGCTGGACCGGATGGCCGGCGAACTCGCCGTCATCGTCGATTCAGTGAAGTCCGTAAGTGAAGCCGCCGGTGATGACGTCCCGGCCACGTCCCACCCGATTCCGCTGACAAACGTGTTCCGCGAGGACGTTGTAGGCCACACCTTCACAGCCGAGCAGTCCCTGAGCGGTGCCCCCGACGCATACGAAGGCCGCTTCAAGGTTCCGGCCATCCTGGATGAGGACTGA
- a CDS encoding LysR family transcriptional regulator yields the protein MEIHQLEMLRELGALGSVKAVAETLLVTPSAVSQQLAALQRSVDVPLTRKEGRNLVLTEAGQALADAGAAVVSAMADARMAIGAYHGSTVAPVTVSGFHSAGQALFAPLARMLDSPDKPRVLLSDEDVAQQDFPALTARYDVVLAHRMDHSPRWPQERVAVIPLAHEPLDVALSAGHRLAGKEALTAHDVVGEPWVTSHAGYSPADVLSAVAAVSSRELNIVHRINDYSTVAGLVATGSVIGLLPRHTARPVLNPDIVLRPLQGISTRRRIDILARPENLKRTSVMMVCEALEDIMAGLVSP from the coding sequence ATGGAAATCCATCAGCTGGAAATGCTCCGGGAACTCGGCGCCCTCGGGAGCGTCAAAGCGGTGGCCGAAACGCTTCTGGTCACACCCTCCGCCGTGTCCCAGCAACTGGCGGCACTCCAGCGGAGCGTGGACGTGCCGCTGACCCGCAAGGAGGGCCGGAACCTGGTCCTGACCGAGGCCGGCCAGGCACTGGCAGACGCCGGTGCCGCCGTCGTCAGCGCCATGGCGGATGCCCGGATGGCGATCGGGGCGTACCACGGTTCCACGGTGGCGCCGGTGACGGTGAGCGGTTTCCACAGCGCCGGGCAGGCGCTGTTCGCGCCCCTGGCCCGAATGCTGGACTCGCCAGACAAGCCCCGCGTCCTGCTGTCCGACGAAGATGTGGCCCAGCAGGACTTCCCCGCGCTGACCGCCCGCTACGACGTCGTCCTGGCGCACCGCATGGACCACAGCCCGCGCTGGCCGCAGGAACGGGTGGCGGTCATCCCGCTGGCCCACGAGCCGCTGGACGTGGCGTTGTCCGCCGGGCACCGGCTGGCCGGCAAGGAGGCCCTGACGGCGCACGACGTCGTGGGCGAACCGTGGGTGACCAGCCATGCCGGCTACTCCCCCGCGGACGTGCTGTCCGCCGTCGCCGCCGTGTCCAGCAGGGAGCTGAACATCGTCCACCGGATCAACGACTACTCCACGGTTGCGGGATTGGTGGCCACGGGCAGCGTGATCGGACTGCTGCCGCGGCATACCGCGCGGCCGGTGCTGAACCCGGACATCGTGCTGAGGCCGCTGCAGGGCATCAGCACCCGGCGCCGGATCGACATCCTGGCGCGGCCGGAAAACCTCAAGCGCACGTCGGTGATGATGGTGTGCGAGGCGCTGGAGGACATCATGGCCGGCCTGGTCTCCCCTTAA